The following coding sequences are from one Pseudonocardia sp. HH130630-07 window:
- a CDS encoding S1 family peptidase, producing MSTVDGAVAAGGRAGLFASACVRICDGGPGGPVVGTGFLVGPDLVATCAHVVAEALGGRADAAEPPPGMVALDFAILGEEPGSRTARITRWSPIAPDGRGDVALLRLDEPAPPGALMPPLRGGDGSRWDHRFRIFGFPEGQDDGVWTTGRIRAVQGTGWLQLQGTPGDHPVEGGFSGSPVWDDETGAVIGMTVAVDRVTGVTTAYVVPAADVLGLDPELLPCPYRGAEPFDEEHAEVFFGRDRELERLRRALDDGPVVAVAGPSGAGKSSLVRAGLVPGLRRAGVPVAAVAPDPPEDVLVALAAAVQLLATPGTAPARLELDATRIGGALAGAATRAGGVTELAAALSGSDRVVLLLDQFEELIEIAPERARDVLDVLAALVGAPGADRLRVLLTVRASALEEVLTPDTAALLGSGTVLVGPLDPPRLRETVERPAAVAPGLRFADGLVDRILADADPGPGQLPLVQSLLVQLWHRRDGGTLTWAAYETAGGVAGALARHADRAAGAVAVGPAADRELDALLVRLVAVGRDGVPIRRAVRYRDLPGGQRALVAPLAAHRLVTLSGQGDAAVVETAHQSLATHWPRLRRLVEHDRDFLTWRTELDAARQRWLAAERDDDALLRGSALGAAQRWHDRRADLTGEESDYLDRSRDRRRREVRRRRIGAGALAVAVAVAVTLTVVAVQGSVAERARATAAALAAESGARAAADPALAAELAATAWATDPDEPGARAALVDRYVETTGVDGYVAPAGSGRGAASVSAAGSGAGAALLVVGADPAASGVDAVVSGVLGPHPQRRPLPADRYDGWHLSADGRHLALHRTDGGIELLDLTAPPDAAPVVLAGPGNAGVARFGPDGRTLAWADRAPDGPRVHRYDVGTRTVRTVPAPLGPEPVTVYPLARPEQVIVRAAGGPARLLDLGSGAELASVPADTRVHPADGRPYRLDCTPASADPGSVTRVTVREVGVDPPVRTIALDESRRDCDFLRVSAEGRWLLTAEPVAAGLQRWRAVELGTGRAVQFAVPQLEATSWNNPDTALGITLAPGADGSPVAFVAAGSAVLRAPTVPAPVERGTRYPVTGSDTVVTVVAEDATGRRDVVSRDASGRELARRPGLVGGAARWQVGEDLWLLDRDPRGWTATSYDPGTLREERVLRLPPVPTERLGVFTSVVADGDGRTTGVVGVAGGTLAAWDAAGTALGAPFPIAATPEDADRYRTSARVVGRPGHPGQALVGTAGDQMTLWDVPGRRELARFPIRPTDPVVVGDDRVVAAGGPGTMRVWDLAAVDAGSGPGEPSVLPLADGQQPDGFLADGRLVTKPGGAAPGRTLVHDLDRRAVVAALPAPPAGVVAHGRELSYDARLGNLPVTFSVDPERWVAGVCRVVPPEPSAAIRPLAPGAADPCP from the coding sequence GTGAGCACGGTCGACGGCGCCGTCGCCGCCGGGGGGCGGGCCGGGCTCTTCGCGAGCGCGTGCGTGCGGATCTGCGACGGCGGCCCGGGCGGCCCCGTGGTCGGGACCGGATTCCTCGTCGGGCCGGATCTCGTCGCGACCTGCGCGCACGTCGTCGCCGAGGCCCTCGGTGGCCGCGCCGACGCCGCGGAGCCACCGCCCGGGATGGTCGCACTGGACTTCGCGATCCTGGGGGAGGAGCCCGGCTCGCGCACCGCGCGCATCACCCGCTGGTCGCCGATCGCTCCCGACGGCCGGGGCGACGTCGCCCTGCTGCGCCTCGACGAGCCGGCGCCGCCCGGTGCGCTGATGCCGCCGCTGCGCGGTGGCGACGGGTCGCGCTGGGACCACCGGTTCCGCATCTTCGGGTTCCCCGAGGGGCAGGACGACGGGGTCTGGACCACCGGCCGGATCCGCGCCGTGCAGGGGACCGGCTGGCTGCAGCTGCAGGGCACGCCGGGCGACCACCCGGTCGAGGGCGGGTTCTCCGGTTCCCCGGTGTGGGACGACGAGACCGGTGCCGTGATCGGCATGACGGTCGCGGTCGACCGGGTCACCGGGGTCACCACTGCCTACGTCGTCCCCGCCGCCGACGTGCTCGGGCTCGACCCGGAGCTGTTGCCCTGCCCGTACCGGGGGGCCGAGCCGTTCGACGAGGAGCACGCCGAGGTGTTCTTCGGCCGTGACCGCGAGCTGGAGCGGCTGCGCCGGGCCCTCGACGACGGCCCGGTCGTGGCCGTCGCGGGCCCGTCGGGGGCGGGCAAGTCGTCGCTGGTCCGGGCCGGGCTGGTGCCAGGGCTGCGGCGCGCCGGGGTGCCGGTGGCGGCGGTCGCCCCGGACCCGCCGGAGGACGTGCTGGTGGCGCTCGCCGCCGCGGTGCAGCTCCTGGCCACGCCGGGCACCGCCCCGGCCCGGCTGGAGCTGGACGCGACCCGGATCGGCGGGGCACTGGCCGGTGCCGCCACCCGGGCCGGCGGCGTCACCGAGCTCGCCGCGGCGCTGTCCGGCAGCGACCGGGTCGTGCTGCTGCTCGACCAGTTCGAGGAGCTGATCGAGATCGCCCCGGAGCGCGCCCGGGACGTGCTCGACGTGCTCGCCGCGCTGGTCGGCGCGCCCGGCGCGGACCGGCTGCGGGTGCTGCTCACCGTCCGCGCCAGCGCGTTGGAGGAGGTGCTGACGCCGGACACCGCGGCGTTGCTCGGTTCGGGCACGGTGCTGGTCGGGCCGCTCGACCCGCCCCGGCTGCGCGAGACGGTGGAACGCCCGGCGGCCGTCGCCCCCGGGCTGCGGTTCGCCGACGGCCTGGTCGACCGGATCCTGGCCGACGCCGATCCGGGGCCCGGTCAGCTGCCGCTGGTGCAGTCGCTGCTCGTGCAGCTGTGGCACCGGCGCGACGGAGGGACGCTCACCTGGGCGGCCTACGAGACCGCCGGCGGCGTCGCCGGGGCGCTCGCCCGGCACGCGGACCGGGCCGCGGGCGCCGTCGCCGTCGGGCCGGCGGCGGACCGGGAGCTCGACGCGCTGCTGGTGCGTCTGGTGGCGGTCGGCCGGGACGGGGTGCCGATCCGGCGTGCGGTCCGTTACCGCGACCTGCCCGGCGGGCAGCGTGCGCTGGTGGCCCCGCTGGCGGCGCACCGGCTGGTGACACTGTCCGGGCAGGGCGATGCCGCCGTCGTGGAGACCGCGCACCAGTCGCTGGCCACCCACTGGCCGCGGCTGCGCCGGCTGGTCGAGCACGACCGCGACTTCCTGACCTGGCGCACCGAGCTGGACGCGGCCCGCCAGCGCTGGCTGGCCGCGGAGCGCGACGACGACGCGCTGCTCCGTGGCTCGGCGCTGGGCGCCGCACAGCGGTGGCACGACCGGCGCGCCGACCTCACCGGCGAGGAGTCGGACTACCTGGACCGCAGCCGGGACCGGCGCCGCCGGGAGGTCCGGCGCCGCCGGATCGGGGCCGGTGCGCTCGCCGTCGCGGTCGCCGTGGCCGTGACGCTGACGGTCGTCGCCGTGCAGGGTTCGGTCGCCGAACGGGCCAGGGCGACGGCGGCGGCGCTCGCCGCCGAGTCCGGCGCACGTGCCGCGGCGGACCCGGCACTGGCCGCGGAGCTGGCCGCGACGGCGTGGGCCACCGATCCGGACGAGCCCGGCGCCCGGGCGGCACTGGTCGACCGTTACGTCGAGACCACCGGCGTCGACGGGTACGTCGCCCCCGCCGGCTCCGGGCGTGGCGCCGCGTCGGTCTCCGCCGCGGGGTCCGGCGCGGGAGCCGCGTTGCTGGTCGTCGGGGCCGATCCGGCGGCGTCCGGTGTGGACGCGGTGGTGAGCGGCGTGCTGGGCCCGCACCCGCAGCGCAGGCCCCTGCCCGCCGACCGGTACGACGGCTGGCACCTCTCGGCCGACGGCCGTCACCTCGCACTGCACCGCACCGACGGCGGTATCGAGCTGCTCGACCTGACCGCGCCACCGGACGCCGCCCCGGTCGTGCTGGCCGGGCCGGGGAACGCCGGTGTGGCCCGCTTCGGCCCGGACGGCCGGACCCTCGCCTGGGCCGACCGTGCCCCCGACGGCCCGCGGGTACACCGCTACGACGTCGGCACGCGGACGGTCCGGACCGTGCCCGCACCGCTCGGCCCGGAACCGGTCACGGTCTACCCGCTCGCCCGCCCCGAGCAGGTGATCGTCCGTGCCGCGGGCGGCCCCGCCCGGCTCCTCGACCTCGGCAGCGGCGCCGAACTGGCGTCGGTGCCCGCGGACACCCGGGTCCATCCGGCGGACGGCCGGCCCTACCGGCTCGACTGCACCCCGGCGTCGGCGGATCCCGGCTCGGTCACGCGGGTGACGGTCCGGGAGGTGGGTGTCGATCCGCCGGTCCGGACGATCGCGCTGGACGAGAGCCGGCGGGACTGCGACTTCCTGCGGGTCAGCGCCGAGGGCCGCTGGCTGCTCACCGCCGAACCGGTGGCCGCGGGCCTGCAGCGGTGGCGGGCGGTGGAGCTCGGCACCGGCCGTGCCGTGCAGTTCGCGGTCCCGCAGCTCGAGGCGACGAGCTGGAACAACCCGGACACGGCACTCGGCATCACCCTGGCCCCCGGCGCCGACGGCAGTCCGGTCGCGTTCGTCGCCGCGGGCTCGGCGGTGCTGCGGGCCCCCACCGTGCCGGCGCCCGTCGAGCGGGGGACCCGGTACCCGGTCACCGGATCGGACACGGTCGTCACCGTCGTCGCGGAGGACGCGACCGGGCGCCGGGACGTCGTCTCGCGCGATGCGTCCGGTCGCGAGCTCGCCCGGCGGCCCGGGCTGGTCGGCGGCGCGGCCCGGTGGCAGGTCGGCGAGGACCTCTGGCTGCTCGACCGCGATCCCCGGGGCTGGACGGCCACCTCCTACGACCCGGGGACGCTCCGGGAGGAGCGGGTGCTGCGGCTGCCGCCGGTCCCGACCGAACGGTTGGGGGTGTTCACCTCGGTGGTGGCCGACGGCGACGGCCGGACCACCGGTGTCGTCGGTGTCGCCGGCGGCACCCTCGCCGCGTGGGACGCGGCGGGCACCGCACTGGGTGCCCCGTTTCCGATCGCCGCCACACCGGAGGACGCCGACCGCTACCGCACGTCGGCGCGGGTGGTGGGGCGGCCCGGTCATCCGGGCCAGGCGCTGGTCGGTACCGCCGGTGACCAGATGACCCTCTGGGACGTCCCCGGCCGCCGGGAGCTGGCCCGGTTCCCGATCCGGCCCACCGACCCGGTCGTCGTTGGCGACGACCGGGTGGTCGCCGCCGGCGGGCCGGGCACGATGCGGGTCTGGGACCTCGCCGCCGTCGACGCCGGGAGCGGTCCCGGGGAGCCGTCGGTCCTGCCGCTGGCCGACGGTCAGCAGCCGGACGGGTTCCTGGCCGACGGACGGCTCGTGACGAAGCCGGGGGGAGCGGCGCCGGGCCGCACGCTGGTCCACGACCTCGACCGGCGTGCGGTGGTCGCGGCGCTCCCGGCGCCCCCGGCCGGCGTCGTCGCGCACGGCCGGGAGCTGAGCTACGACGCGCGGCTCGGGAACCTGCCGGTCACGTTCTCGGTCGATCCGGAGCGCTGGGTGGCGGGTGTGTGCCGGGTCGTGCCGCCCGAACCGTCCGCGGCGATCCGCCCGCTGGCGCCGGGCGCTGCGGATCCCTGCCCGTGA
- a CDS encoding MbtH family protein, with protein MSVNPFDDEDGTFYALVNAEGQYSLWPQFAPVPDGWDVAHGPAGRAACLAHVEEHWTDLRPRSLAERTG; from the coding sequence GTGTCCGTGAACCCGTTCGACGACGAGGACGGAACGTTCTACGCCCTGGTGAACGCGGAGGGGCAGTACTCGCTGTGGCCGCAGTTCGCCCCCGTCCCCGACGGGTGGGACGTCGCGCACGGCCCGGCCGGCCGGGCCGCCTGCCTGGCCCACGTCGAGGAGCACTGGACCGACCTCCGACCGCGGAGCCTGGCCGAACGGACGGGCTGA
- a CDS encoding iron-siderophore ABC transporter substrate-binding protein, with amino-acid sequence MICARRLAVAAVSVVSVGLLAACSTPGPDPAAGGDGGTRVVEHALGSTEVPADPTRVATVAWSNHEVPLALGVVPVGMAAANFGDDDGDGLLPWVADRLRELDAPAPVLFDETDGIDFEAVAETRPEVILAGYSGLTQEEYDRLSEIAPTVAYPETAWGTPWRETIRINAAGMGREAEGAQLVADLERRITEAAASAPELASRPAMFLTHVDTTDLSQVSFYTTHDTRTQFFTDLGIPLPESLVAASAETEAFSSTVSTEQADAFSDVGVIVTYGGDELRQALRADPVLSQMPAVAQDAIVTLPGAAPVGTAANPTPLAIPYILDEYVGLLAGAGSAGR; translated from the coding sequence ATGATCTGCGCACGTCGACTGGCCGTCGCCGCCGTCTCGGTGGTGTCCGTCGGACTACTCGCCGCCTGTTCCACGCCCGGCCCGGACCCGGCCGCGGGTGGTGACGGCGGCACCCGGGTCGTCGAGCACGCGCTCGGCAGCACCGAGGTGCCGGCCGACCCGACCCGGGTCGCCACGGTCGCCTGGTCCAACCACGAGGTCCCGCTGGCGCTCGGCGTCGTCCCGGTCGGGATGGCCGCCGCGAACTTCGGCGATGACGACGGCGACGGCCTGCTCCCGTGGGTGGCCGACCGTCTCCGGGAGCTGGACGCGCCGGCCCCGGTGCTCTTCGACGAGACCGACGGCATCGACTTCGAGGCGGTGGCCGAGACCCGGCCCGAGGTCATCCTGGCCGGGTACTCCGGACTGACCCAGGAGGAGTACGACCGGCTCAGCGAGATCGCACCGACGGTCGCCTACCCGGAGACCGCGTGGGGCACCCCGTGGCGGGAGACGATCCGGATCAACGCGGCCGGGATGGGCCGGGAGGCCGAGGGCGCCCAGCTCGTCGCGGACCTGGAGCGCCGGATCACCGAGGCGGCCGCCTCGGCGCCGGAGCTGGCGAGCCGGCCGGCGATGTTCCTGACCCACGTCGACACCACCGACCTGAGCCAGGTCAGCTTCTACACCACGCACGACACCCGGACGCAGTTCTTCACCGACCTCGGCATCCCGCTGCCGGAGAGCCTGGTCGCGGCGTCGGCGGAGACCGAGGCGTTCTCCTCGACCGTCAGCACCGAGCAGGCCGACGCGTTCTCCGACGTCGGCGTGATCGTCACCTACGGCGGGGACGAGCTGCGCCAGGCGCTGCGCGCCGACCCGGTCCTGTCGCAGATGCCGGCCGTCGCGCAGGACGCGATCGTCACCCTGCCCGGCGCGGCGCCGGTGGGTACCGCCGCGAACCCGACGCCGCTGGCGATCCCCTACATCCTCGACGAGTACGTCGGGCTTCTCGCCGGGGCCGGGTCGGCCGGGCGGTGA
- a CDS encoding FecCD family ABC transporter permease — translation MTAAPEAAARAAARAGRPRRIRVAGLVGVLVVLLAAGWLSVAVGARVVGTDAVLAALGGSAEGFDQAAVAKRIPRTVLAMAAGAALGVAGAVMQGVTRNPLADPGILGVTMGASLAVVTGLAFFGLASAGSVVWVAICGAAVTAVFVYVVGSMGRGGATPLTLALAGAATTAALASLVTAVALPRGDISANVRSWQVGGVGGGTWEALLRIWPFLAVGLLVCLLAARALNTLALGDELAAGLGERVVAARAVAAAGAVVLCGAVTAVTGPIGFVGLVVPHACRLLVGVDHRWLLPFSAVAGAALLTLADVAGRVVAPPSEVAVGIVTAFLGAPVFIWIVRRQKVREL, via the coding sequence GTGACCGCGGCCCCGGAGGCCGCGGCCCGGGCCGCCGCACGGGCCGGGCGACCGCGGCGGATCCGCGTCGCGGGCCTGGTCGGTGTCCTCGTCGTGCTGCTCGCCGCGGGCTGGCTCTCGGTCGCCGTCGGTGCCCGGGTCGTCGGCACCGACGCGGTGCTCGCCGCGCTGGGAGGGTCGGCCGAGGGCTTCGACCAGGCGGCCGTGGCGAAACGCATCCCGCGCACGGTGCTGGCGATGGCCGCGGGGGCGGCGCTCGGCGTCGCGGGTGCGGTGATGCAGGGCGTCACCCGCAACCCGCTGGCGGACCCGGGCATCCTCGGGGTCACCATGGGCGCCTCGCTGGCGGTGGTGACCGGGCTCGCGTTCTTCGGGCTGGCCTCCGCGGGCAGCGTCGTCTGGGTGGCCATCTGCGGCGCGGCGGTGACCGCCGTGTTCGTCTACGTCGTCGGGTCGATGGGCCGCGGCGGCGCCACCCCGCTCACGCTCGCACTCGCCGGAGCGGCGACGACGGCGGCGCTGGCGTCGCTGGTCACCGCGGTGGCGCTGCCCCGCGGAGACATCTCGGCGAACGTCCGGTCCTGGCAGGTCGGCGGGGTCGGCGGCGGGACCTGGGAGGCGCTCCTGCGGATCTGGCCGTTCCTCGCGGTGGGCCTGCTCGTGTGCCTGCTCGCCGCGCGGGCGCTGAACACGCTGGCCCTGGGCGACGAGCTGGCCGCCGGCCTGGGGGAGCGTGTGGTGGCGGCCCGGGCCGTCGCCGCGGCCGGGGCGGTCGTGCTCTGCGGAGCGGTCACCGCCGTCACGGGGCCGATCGGCTTCGTCGGTCTGGTCGTGCCGCACGCCTGCCGGCTGCTCGTGGGTGTCGACCACCGCTGGCTGCTGCCGTTCTCCGCGGTGGCCGGGGCGGCCCTGCTGACCCTCGCCGACGTCGCCGGACGGGTCGTCGCCCCGCCGTCGGAGGTCGCCGTCGGCATCGTCACCGCGTTCCTCGGTGCACCGGTGTTCATCTGGATCGTCCGTCGGCAGAAGGTGCGAGAGCTGTGA
- a CDS encoding FecCD family ABC transporter permease has protein sequence MTVTRSGPAPATVAAVAGARRRRSRHRRVVVGVLTATVIVVFTVGLMVGDRFVPLGDVLAVVAGADLPGTSFTVGRLRLPRGVLAILVGACFGLGGVAFQTMLRNPLASPDIIGISAGASTAAAFAIVVLGLGATAVSVFAIVAGLAVALLIYLLAFRGGVAGTRLILVGIGIAAMLTSLTDYILAGAAQWDLQEALRWLTGSLNGASWGRVLPVLIALGCLGPVLLSRTRDLSATQLGDDTGAALGVRVGRARLVVVVAAVGLVAFGAAATGPIAFVAFLSGPIAARIVGNRGSLMVPAALVGALLVLGADLLGQHALALRYPVGVVTGVLGAPYLLYLIVRSHRAGAAL, from the coding sequence GTGACCGTCACCCGTTCCGGACCGGCCCCGGCGACGGTCGCGGCCGTCGCCGGGGCGCGCCGTCGCCGGTCCCGGCACCGGCGGGTCGTCGTCGGTGTGCTGACCGCGACGGTCATCGTCGTCTTCACCGTGGGCCTGATGGTCGGCGACCGGTTCGTCCCCCTCGGCGACGTCCTCGCGGTCGTCGCCGGAGCCGATCTCCCCGGGACGAGCTTCACCGTCGGCCGGCTGCGTCTGCCGCGCGGCGTGCTCGCGATCCTGGTCGGGGCCTGCTTCGGCCTCGGCGGCGTCGCGTTCCAGACCATGCTGCGCAACCCGCTGGCCAGCCCGGACATCATCGGGATCTCGGCCGGGGCGAGCACCGCGGCCGCGTTCGCGATCGTCGTCCTCGGTCTCGGGGCGACCGCCGTCTCGGTGTTCGCGATCGTAGCGGGCCTCGCGGTCGCGCTGCTGATCTACCTGCTGGCCTTCCGCGGCGGTGTCGCCGGGACCCGGCTGATCCTGGTCGGTATCGGCATCGCGGCCATGCTGACCAGCCTCACCGACTACATCCTGGCCGGAGCGGCCCAGTGGGACCTGCAGGAGGCACTGCGCTGGCTGACCGGCAGCCTGAACGGGGCGAGCTGGGGCCGGGTCCTGCCCGTGCTGATCGCGCTCGGGTGCCTCGGGCCGGTGCTGCTGTCCCGCACCCGCGACCTGTCCGCGACCCAGCTCGGTGACGACACCGGCGCGGCCCTGGGCGTCCGGGTGGGCCGGGCCCGGCTGGTGGTCGTGGTCGCAGCCGTCGGGCTGGTGGCGTTCGGCGCCGCCGCGACCGGGCCGATCGCGTTCGTGGCGTTCCTGTCCGGGCCGATCGCGGCCCGGATCGTCGGGAACCGGGGCTCGCTGATGGTCCCGGCGGCCCTGGTCGGCGCGTTGCTGGTGCTCGGTGCCGATCTGCTCGGCCAGCACGCGCTCGCGCTGCGCTATCCGGTCGGGGTGGTCACCGGCGTGCTCGGTGCGCCCTACCTGCTCTACCTGATCGTCCGTTCCCACCGCGCCGGAGCCGCTCTGTGA
- a CDS encoding ABC transporter ATP-binding protein has protein sequence MTTDHTLAVRDVTLGYGDRTVVSGLDLTVPPGAVTAIVGANACGKSTLLRSMSRLLAPRSGHVLLDGRAVHRMPAKQLARTLGLLPQSPSAPEGITVSDLVGRGRHPHQGILSRWSGTDDLAVAEALEVTGTVELAERPVDELSGGQRQRVWIAMALAQRTDLLLLDEPTTFLDVNHQIEVLDLLTDLNRRRGTTVVMVLHDLNLAARYADHLVAIADGGVHAAGTPAAVLTEDVVRAVFGMESRIITDPVSDKPLMLPLGRHHTVARS, from the coding sequence GTGACCACCGACCACACCCTCGCCGTCCGGGACGTCACCCTCGGCTACGGGGACCGGACCGTCGTCTCCGGGCTCGACCTCACCGTCCCGCCCGGTGCGGTGACCGCGATCGTCGGCGCCAACGCGTGCGGGAAGTCGACGCTGCTGCGTTCGATGTCGCGGCTGCTCGCACCGCGCTCGGGGCACGTGCTGCTCGACGGCCGGGCCGTGCACCGGATGCCCGCGAAGCAGCTGGCCCGCACGCTCGGCCTGCTGCCGCAGTCCCCGTCCGCGCCCGAGGGGATCACGGTGAGCGATCTCGTCGGCCGGGGACGGCACCCGCACCAGGGGATCCTGTCGCGCTGGAGCGGGACCGACGACCTCGCGGTGGCCGAGGCGCTGGAGGTGACCGGCACCGTCGAGCTCGCCGAACGGCCGGTGGACGAGCTGTCCGGCGGCCAGCGCCAGCGCGTGTGGATCGCGATGGCGCTGGCCCAGCGGACCGACCTGCTGCTGCTGGACGAGCCGACGACCTTCCTCGACGTCAACCACCAGATCGAGGTCCTGGACCTGCTGACCGATCTCAACCGGCGGCGCGGCACCACCGTCGTGATGGTGCTGCACGACCTGAACCTGGCCGCGCGCTACGCCGACCACCTGGTGGCGATCGCCGACGGCGGCGTGCACGCGGCCGGCACGCCGGCCGCGGTCCTCACCGAGGACGTCGTCCGGGCGGTGTTCGGCATGGAGAGCCGCATCATCACCGATCCGGTCTCGGACAAGCCGCTGATGCTGCCCCTGGGACGGCACCACACCGTCGCCCGGTCCTAG
- a CDS encoding TauD/TfdA dioxygenase family protein has translation MEHTVLEPVGAVVGGFAVPDADAAAVASVRRLLAEHGVVVLPGQHGLGDDDFVAYLRRFGGLAFTAGETPVPGFPDLNVVSNVGRTTPPRSTFHVDTSYLARPPAYTALRAVQVPARGGATQFSNQYRAYDTLPDELRDRLAGRTIRHVVTGLGPQDAGPETEAEHPVFRRHPESGRVALYLSAPARCVAISGLTDGESRRIVAELFAHSTRPGNVLRHAWSPGDVVMWDNACVLHRADHSDVVGDRVLHRGMVAGGVPLAA, from the coding sequence ATGGAGCACACTGTTCTGGAGCCGGTCGGCGCGGTCGTCGGGGGGTTCGCGGTGCCCGATGCCGACGCGGCCGCCGTCGCGTCGGTGCGACGGCTACTGGCCGAGCACGGGGTGGTCGTCCTGCCCGGTCAGCACGGACTCGGCGACGACGACTTCGTGGCCTACCTGCGGCGGTTCGGTGGTCTCGCGTTCACCGCGGGGGAGACGCCGGTCCCCGGCTTCCCGGACCTGAACGTGGTGAGCAACGTCGGGCGTACCACCCCGCCGCGCAGCACCTTCCACGTCGACACCAGCTACCTCGCCCGGCCGCCCGCCTACACCGCGTTGCGCGCCGTGCAGGTGCCGGCCCGCGGTGGTGCCACCCAGTTCAGCAACCAGTACCGGGCCTACGACACGCTCCCGGACGAGCTGCGGGACCGGCTCGCCGGGCGGACGATCCGGCACGTCGTCACCGGGCTCGGACCGCAGGACGCCGGCCCGGAGACCGAGGCCGAGCACCCGGTGTTCCGCCGCCACCCCGAGTCCGGGCGGGTCGCGCTGTACCTGTCGGCCCCGGCCCGGTGCGTGGCGATCAGCGGGCTGACCGACGGGGAGTCGCGGCGGATCGTCGCGGAGCTGTTCGCGCACTCGACACGGCCCGGCAACGTGCTGCGCCACGCCTGGTCCCCGGGGGACGTCGTGATGTGGGACAACGCGTGCGTGCTGCACCGTGCCGACCACTCCGACGTCGTCGGGGACCGGGTGCTGCACCGGGGCATGGTCGCCGGGGGAGTCCCGCTGGCGGCGTGA
- a CDS encoding D-alanine--D-alanine ligase family protein, producing the protein MLRVLHLAGSPVDEFFCDLSRLYAADCLEATADPARFTFHVAYVTPDGRWRFPSRLTPEAIGAAPALTAGQAIRTVTGLGIDLMVPQMFCRPGMTHYRALFDLLQIPYVGNPPDVMALGADKARTRAVVADAGVAVPDGEVLRAGERPALAPPAVVKPVDADNSVGVSLVHDRAGYAEALAQAHRHGERALVETFVPLGREVRCAFVDTGDGPVCLPLEEYRMDAADKPIRLAADKLARDDRGDLGLVAKDSRSWIVDLGDPVTAPVHEAALRAYRALGCRHYGLFDFRVDPGNRPWFVEAGLYCSFARTSVVVTMAEAAGIPVDELFTSLATRALDG; encoded by the coding sequence ATGCTGCGCGTGCTGCACCTCGCCGGGTCACCGGTCGACGAGTTCTTCTGCGACCTGTCCCGGCTCTACGCCGCCGACTGCCTGGAGGCGACCGCCGATCCCGCCCGGTTCACGTTCCACGTCGCGTACGTGACCCCGGACGGGCGCTGGCGGTTCCCGTCCCGGCTGACACCCGAGGCGATCGGGGCCGCTCCGGCGCTCACGGCCGGGCAGGCGATCCGGACCGTCACCGGTCTCGGTATCGACCTGATGGTGCCGCAGATGTTCTGCCGGCCGGGCATGACGCACTACCGGGCGCTGTTCGACCTGCTGCAGATCCCCTACGTGGGCAACCCGCCCGACGTCATGGCGCTCGGCGCGGACAAGGCACGTACCAGGGCGGTCGTCGCCGACGCCGGGGTCGCCGTGCCGGACGGCGAGGTGCTGCGCGCCGGTGAGCGGCCCGCACTGGCCCCGCCCGCCGTGGTGAAACCCGTCGACGCCGACAACTCCGTCGGGGTGTCCCTGGTGCACGACCGGGCCGGCTACGCCGAGGCGCTGGCGCAGGCACACCGGCACGGCGAGCGCGCGCTGGTCGAGACGTTCGTACCGCTGGGCCGCGAGGTGCGGTGCGCCTTCGTCGACACCGGGGACGGCCCGGTCTGCCTCCCGCTGGAGGAGTACCGGATGGACGCCGCGGACAAGCCGATCCGGCTGGCCGCGGACAAGCTCGCCCGCGACGACCGCGGCGATCTGGGACTGGTCGCGAAGGACTCCCGGTCCTGGATCGTCGACCTCGGCGACCCGGTCACCGCGCCGGTGCACGAGGCGGCGCTGCGGGCGTACCGGGCGCTGGGGTGCCGGCACTACGGGCTGTTCGACTTCCGGGTGGACCCGGGGAACCGGCCGTGGTTCGTCGAGGCCGGCCTGTACTGCTCGTTCGCGCGCACCTCGGTGGTCGTCACCATGGCGGAGGCCGCCGGTATCCCCGTGGACGAGCTCTTCACCTCGCTCGCCACGCGCGCCCTCGACGGGTGA